A window of the Cystobacter fuscus genome harbors these coding sequences:
- a CDS encoding Mov34/MPN/PAD-1 family protein: MASAHGAPLPGGEDGALLPDDLGDVVRHLESAWPREGCGVLLRAGRTGPWRCRPLRNVQDALHEEDPVRFPRTARTAYAFELREWLGVLLEAEARGEVVACVYHSHVDGPADFSPEDSRQAAPDGQPLLPGVSYLVMAVRAGCVTAASLARWEAGGFRSRPLASTEIP; the protein is encoded by the coding sequence GTGGCCTCCGCCCATGGCGCTCCCCTCCCTGGTGGCGAGGACGGGGCGCTCCTGCCGGACGACCTGGGCGACGTCGTGCGCCACCTGGAGTCCGCCTGGCCGCGCGAGGGCTGTGGGGTGCTGCTGCGCGCGGGGCGCACGGGGCCCTGGCGGTGCCGCCCCCTGCGCAACGTTCAGGACGCGCTCCATGAGGAGGATCCGGTGCGCTTTCCTCGCACCGCCCGGACCGCCTATGCTTTCGAGCTGCGGGAGTGGCTCGGCGTCCTTCTGGAGGCCGAGGCGCGGGGAGAGGTGGTGGCCTGTGTGTACCACTCCCATGTGGACGGCCCGGCGGACTTCTCCCCCGAGGATTCCCGCCAGGCGGCGCCGGACGGCCAGCCCCTGCTGCCAGGGGTGAGCTACCTGGTGATGGCGGTGCGGGCGGGGTGCGTCACGGCCGCGTCACTGGCGCGCTGGGAGGCGGGAGGTTTTCGCTCCAGGCCGCTCGCCTCCACGGAAATCCCCTGA